The following are encoded in a window of Streptomyces sp. SAT1 genomic DNA:
- a CDS encoding GNAT family N-acetyltransferase yields MTRAAYRTRVAAGAADREACFAVRKEVFVTEQGVPEDLEYDELDAVAVHVLAVRDDGTPLGTGRLLHGAAAAGRTGGDPAVGSLGRLAVTAAARGLGVGAALVRALEDAARAHGLTAMDLHAQTHALGFYERLGYTAHGPEFPDAGIPHRAMRRAL; encoded by the coding sequence GTGACCCGGGCCGCGTACCGGACGCGGGTGGCCGCCGGCGCCGCCGACCGCGAGGCGTGCTTCGCGGTGCGCAAGGAGGTCTTCGTCACCGAGCAGGGCGTCCCCGAGGACCTGGAGTACGACGAGCTGGACGCCGTGGCGGTGCATGTGCTCGCCGTCCGCGACGACGGCACCCCGCTCGGCACCGGACGGCTGCTGCACGGCGCGGCGGCGGCCGGCCGCACCGGCGGCGACCCGGCCGTCGGCTCGCTGGGCCGCCTCGCCGTCACCGCCGCCGCCCGGGGCCTCGGCGTCGGCGCGGCCCTGGTGCGCGCCCTGGAGGACGCGGCCCGCGCGCACGGCCTGACCGCGATGGACCTGCACGCGCAGACCCACGCCCTCGGCTTCTACGAGCGGCTGGGCTACACGGCCCACGGCCCCGAGTTCCCGGACGCCGGCATTCCGCACCGGGCCATGCGGCGCGCCCTGTAG
- the lspA gene encoding signal peptidase II: MAEAERIIGTPDDTPDAERPGEQRQPDVAAETAAPAGTTPDAGGGAPKESGAAADGPPRGRRRVGVLFAVAAVAYALDLVSKILVVAKLEHHAPVRIIGDWLQFQMIRNSGAAFSFGEAYTVIFTVIAAAVIVVIVRLARKLYSLPWAFALGLLFGGALGNLTDRIFRSPGVFKGAVVDFISPKHFAVFNLADSAIVCGGILIVLLSFGGRDPDGTVHKD, translated from the coding sequence GTGGCAGAGGCGGAGCGCATCATCGGTACGCCGGACGACACCCCGGACGCGGAGCGTCCCGGGGAGCAGCGGCAGCCCGACGTCGCGGCGGAGACGGCCGCACCAGCAGGGACGACGCCGGACGCCGGTGGCGGCGCGCCGAAGGAGTCCGGCGCCGCCGCGGACGGGCCGCCGCGGGGCAGGCGCCGCGTCGGCGTGCTGTTCGCGGTGGCCGCTGTGGCGTACGCCCTCGACCTCGTCAGCAAGATCCTCGTGGTGGCCAAGCTGGAGCACCACGCCCCGGTGCGGATCATCGGGGACTGGCTCCAGTTCCAGATGATCCGCAACTCCGGCGCCGCCTTCAGCTTCGGCGAGGCGTACACGGTGATCTTCACGGTCATCGCCGCCGCCGTGATCGTGGTGATCGTCCGGCTGGCCCGCAAGCTGTACAGCCTGCCCTGGGCGTTCGCGCTCGGCCTGCTGTTCGGCGGCGCGCTGGGCAACCTCACCGACCGGATCTTCCGCTCGCCGGGGGTCTTCAAGGGCGCGGTCGTCGACTTCATCTCGCCCAAGCACTTCGCCGTCTTCAACCTCGCCGACTCGGCGATCGTCTGCGGCGGCATCCTGATCGTGCTGCTCTCCTTCGGCGGCCGGGACCCGGACGGCACCGTCCACAAGGACTGA
- a CDS encoding RluA family pseudouridine synthase, with translation MSTLPEIRTLPVPDGLEGERVDAAISRMFGFSRTKAAELAAAGKVLVDGTAVGKSERVSGGAWLEVEMPQAPAPVQLVAEPVEGMEIVHDDDDVVVIVKPVGVAAHPSPGWSGPTVIGGLAAAGYRISTSGAAERQGIVHRLDVGTSGLMVVAKSEYAYTSLKRQFKERTVDKRYHTLVQGHPDPTSGTIDAPIGRHPNHDYKWAVTAEGKPSVTHYDLIEAFRAASLLDVKLETGRTHQIRVHMAAHRHPCVGDLTYGADPTLAKRLKLTRQWLHAVRLGFEHPGDGRWAEFASDYPADLQQALDQVREETYA, from the coding sequence GTGAGCACCCTTCCCGAGATCCGTACCCTGCCCGTGCCCGACGGCCTGGAGGGCGAGCGTGTCGACGCCGCCATCTCCCGCATGTTCGGCTTCTCCCGTACGAAGGCGGCCGAGCTGGCCGCGGCGGGCAAGGTGCTGGTCGACGGCACGGCGGTCGGCAAGTCCGAGCGGGTGAGCGGCGGCGCCTGGCTGGAGGTCGAGATGCCGCAGGCCCCCGCGCCCGTGCAGCTCGTCGCCGAGCCCGTGGAGGGCATGGAGATCGTCCACGACGACGACGACGTCGTCGTGATCGTCAAGCCGGTCGGCGTCGCGGCGCATCCCAGCCCCGGCTGGAGCGGACCCACGGTCATCGGCGGGCTCGCCGCCGCCGGGTACCGCATCTCGACCTCGGGCGCCGCCGAGCGCCAGGGCATCGTGCACCGCCTGGACGTCGGCACCTCCGGCCTGATGGTGGTCGCCAAGTCCGAGTACGCGTACACGTCGCTCAAGCGCCAGTTCAAGGAGCGCACGGTCGACAAGCGCTACCACACCCTGGTCCAGGGCCACCCCGACCCGACCAGCGGCACCATCGACGCCCCCATCGGACGCCACCCGAACCACGACTACAAGTGGGCGGTCACCGCCGAGGGCAAGCCGTCCGTCACGCACTACGACCTCATCGAGGCCTTCCGCGCCGCCTCCCTGCTCGACGTGAAGCTGGAGACCGGCCGCACCCACCAGATCCGCGTCCACATGGCCGCCCACCGCCACCCCTGCGTCGGCGACCTCACCTACGGCGCCGACCCCACCCTGGCCAAGCGGCTGAAGCTGACCCGGCAGTGGCTGCACGCGGTGCGGCTCGGCTTCGAGCACCCCGGCGACGGCCGCTGGGCGGAGTTCGCCAGCGACTACCCGGCCGACCTCCAGCAGGCCCTGGACCAGGTCCGCGAGGAGACCTACGCGTGA
- a CDS encoding TraR/DksA family transcriptional regulator — protein MVAKKTAEQSASDGSRHTGADGRTTGSARSTGAKGAARETATGRAKGRTKAPAEGGTAGDPERTEAAAPRRTPERKAAAHKTPARKAAPAKEPAPGDSPPKSAAQGGSGAAVGRKSSGKKAGAAEAAKQTGATTVVAKKTPGRASRAGTASTATAAKTAVPKARVAAAVEPGDLAVRPGEDPWTEEEVAEARAELESEMERLSTEISSSEASLAGLMRDSGDGAGDDQADTGTKNITREHELALAANARETLTQTERALDRLDAGTYGVCENCGNPIGKARMQAFPRATLCVECKQKQERR, from the coding sequence ATGGTGGCGAAAAAGACCGCCGAGCAGTCGGCGTCCGACGGGTCCCGGCACACCGGCGCGGACGGCCGGACGACCGGATCCGCGCGGTCCACCGGCGCGAAGGGCGCCGCCCGCGAGACGGCCACGGGCCGCGCGAAGGGCCGTACGAAGGCCCCGGCGGAGGGCGGCACGGCCGGGGATCCGGAGCGGACCGAGGCCGCCGCACCCCGGCGCACTCCGGAGCGGAAGGCCGCCGCCCACAAGACCCCCGCGCGCAAGGCCGCCCCGGCGAAGGAGCCCGCGCCGGGCGACTCCCCGCCGAAGAGCGCCGCGCAGGGTGGGAGCGGTGCCGCTGTGGGCAGGAAGAGCTCGGGCAAGAAGGCGGGCGCGGCCGAGGCCGCGAAGCAGACGGGAGCCACGACGGTGGTTGCGAAGAAGACCCCTGGTAGGGCCAGCAGGGCCGGTACGGCCAGTACGGCCACGGCGGCCAAGACCGCGGTCCCCAAGGCGCGCGTCGCCGCGGCGGTGGAGCCGGGCGACCTAGCGGTCCGCCCGGGTGAGGACCCGTGGACCGAGGAGGAGGTCGCCGAGGCCCGCGCGGAGCTGGAGTCCGAGATGGAGCGGCTGAGCACCGAGATCAGCTCGTCCGAGGCGTCCCTCGCGGGTCTGATGCGGGACTCCGGGGACGGCGCGGGCGACGACCAGGCGGACACCGGCACCAAGAACATCACGCGCGAGCACGAACTGGCGCTGGCCGCCAACGCGCGCGAGACGCTCACCCAGACCGAGCGCGCCCTCGACCGGCTGGACGCGGGCACCTACGGCGTGTGCGAGAACTGCGGCAACCCCATCGGGAAGGCCCGCATGCAGGCCTTCCCGCGGGCCACCCTGTGCGTGGAGTGCAAGCAGAAGCAGGAACGCCGGTAG
- a CDS encoding Na+/H+ antiporter produces the protein MDQLALLFVVLLGAVISVPIGDRLGLPAPVLMTLLGIVLAVLNFVPNVDIPPELILPALLPPLLYAAVRRTSWRQFAANRRPIFLLAVALVFVTTLCVAVVAHTIVPGLPLAAAVALGALVAPPDPVAATAVAGQLGLPRRLVSILEGEGLFNDVTAIVLYHVAIAAAVSGEFSAWQAGLDLVLSAVVAVVIGVALGWGANKLLDLLGDATLQIGLTLLVPYASYVLAEELHGSGVLAVLTTALFLAEYAYGADDVMSRLAGHTVWDVVDTLVTGVAFGLIGLELHNAIRTASGRWLELLGWAGVVVGVVILVRLLWLLPATWLTQRLHARRDYDEDIPTSWRETVVMWWSGMRGVASVALALAIPLKTDSGAPFPDRDEIVFIAFGVIMVTLVLQGLTLPWLVKRLGVRADTEREKEFEKELAVRAARAAKRRLKEIESVEDLPDEVLEQMLRRAFEIGLRINPQIGDEERREAQEHRVRRIKRLRRIQAEMLSAARHEVLAARSEPGADPEIVDRVLRHLDVRSLR, from the coding sequence GTGGATCAGTTGGCCCTGTTGTTCGTCGTCCTGCTCGGGGCCGTGATCAGCGTCCCCATAGGGGACCGGCTCGGGCTGCCCGCCCCGGTGCTGATGACGCTCCTCGGGATCGTCCTGGCGGTCCTGAACTTCGTGCCGAACGTCGACATCCCGCCCGAGCTGATCCTGCCCGCGCTGCTGCCGCCGCTGCTCTACGCCGCCGTACGGCGCACCTCCTGGCGGCAGTTCGCGGCGAACAGACGGCCGATCTTCCTGCTGGCCGTGGCCCTGGTGTTCGTCACCACCCTGTGCGTCGCGGTCGTCGCCCACACCATCGTGCCGGGGCTGCCGCTGGCCGCCGCCGTGGCGCTCGGCGCGCTGGTCGCGCCGCCCGACCCGGTCGCGGCGACCGCGGTGGCCGGACAGCTCGGGCTGCCCCGCCGCCTGGTGTCCATCCTGGAGGGCGAGGGCCTGTTCAACGACGTCACCGCCATCGTGCTCTACCACGTCGCGATCGCCGCCGCCGTCAGCGGCGAGTTCTCCGCCTGGCAGGCCGGACTCGACCTGGTGCTGTCCGCGGTGGTCGCCGTGGTCATCGGCGTCGCCCTCGGCTGGGGCGCCAACAAGCTGCTGGACCTGCTGGGGGACGCCACCCTCCAGATCGGCCTGACGCTCCTGGTGCCGTACGCCTCCTATGTGCTGGCCGAGGAACTGCACGGCTCCGGCGTCCTCGCCGTGCTCACCACCGCGCTGTTCCTGGCCGAGTACGCCTACGGGGCCGACGACGTGATGAGCCGGCTGGCCGGGCACACCGTCTGGGACGTCGTCGACACCCTCGTGACCGGAGTCGCCTTCGGACTGATCGGCCTGGAGCTGCACAACGCGATCCGCACCGCGTCCGGCCGCTGGCTGGAACTGCTCGGCTGGGCCGGGGTGGTCGTGGGCGTCGTGATCCTCGTCCGGCTGCTGTGGCTGCTGCCCGCGACCTGGCTCACCCAACGTCTGCACGCCCGGCGGGACTACGACGAGGACATCCCGACGAGCTGGCGGGAGACCGTCGTCATGTGGTGGTCCGGGATGCGCGGGGTGGCCTCGGTGGCGCTGGCGCTGGCCATCCCGCTGAAGACGGACAGCGGCGCGCCCTTCCCCGACCGCGACGAGATCGTGTTCATCGCCTTCGGCGTGATCATGGTGACGCTGGTGCTCCAGGGGCTCACCCTGCCGTGGCTGGTCAAGCGGCTCGGGGTGCGCGCCGACACCGAGCGCGAGAAGGAGTTCGAGAAGGAGCTGGCGGTGCGGGCGGCGCGGGCGGCCAAGCGGCGGCTGAAGGAGATCGAGTCGGTCGAGGACCTGCCCGACGAGGTCTTGGAGCAGATGCTGCGGCGCGCCTTCGAGATCGGCCTGCGGATCAACCCGCAGATCGGCGACGAGGAGCGCCGGGAGGCCCAGGAGCACCGGGTGCGCCGGATCAAGCGGCTGCGCAGGATCCAGGCCGAGATGCTGAGCGCCGCCCGGCACGAGGTGCTCGCCGCCCGCAGCGAGCCGGGCGCCGACCCGGAGATCGTGGACCGGGTGCTGCGCCACCTCGACGTGCGCAGCCTGCGCTGA